atGGTTTAATGCCCCATCTTTATGTGTTAGACTCTAACGCAATGGTTCCCAGTTTTACTAATGCTGTAATCCTTTAATTCAGTTTTTCACATCGTGAAGacctgaccccaaccataaaagtatttcagTATTGCTACtttatgactgtaattttgctctgttgtgaataataatgaaaatatttgataTGCTGGAGCTCTGCTATTTGACCCCACTGAAAGGGTAGTTCATCCCTACGAAGGGATTGAGACCCACAGTTCgggaatgtaaatatttgatatgcaggatatctgctatgtgaccccAGTGAAAGGGTAGTTCATCCCTCCAGAGGTATTGAGACCCCACAGGTTgggaatgtaaatatttgatatgcaggatatctgctatgtgaccccAGTGAAAGGGTAGTTCATCCCTCCAGAGGTATTGAGACCCCACAGGTTGGGACTCCTTGGAATAGAGGATAGCAACAAACAGACATAAGAAAGATCAAAATAAAAGCCCGTATATAAACAGCAGTGAGCAATGAACACAGGCAACAAACTGTCTACTAATGGATCTAGGTAATTCTTTGAGTTGATGATTAATTGTACCAGTTCAGCTTGATTCACCACATAATCTATGTGTATTTCACAAACATTTTTTATAGATACTGTTAATTGCCTAAGGAATTCTTAGATATGAGTATGAAATTATGCTGGTTTAACCATAGAATGAAAATGTTCTGCAACCAATCTTGCTTTTTCCTCTTTCGATAAATTCTCGATTGTCAGTCTCCACAAGGACTGAAAATGTGGATTTCTTTCAACTTCAGTTCCACACGCTCAGTCCATATCTGAGCATTGTCCCCCTTTCTTCCAGCAGAAGACAAGCGATAGTGAATAATGTTTGGTTTGAGGAAgataaatgtctttcttcatGTTCAGTATACTACAGCCATTTCTGTTTTCATCCCAAAAGGAGGAGCAAAGGGTAAATTAAAATGGATGAAATAATTCTATAACTAATTTCATCTGCTCTGGTTAAGAGCTCACTAGGTAGGCTACATTTCTGTCCATCAAGCCCCTAATCATGAAGGCCTAATCttgtcaggagccgtttcctcctaaaatcattacagaaaccatcaccctggggagtctgcagagaaccccacacccccaattgtGTTAAGAAaccgttctattgacagagcctaccccacacccaaattggctattaatagagagctatctgttagcggaacctgccccacattccaaactatctagacaactaggtgtgtcaactcgtgaactcctggcctacgtgacctgatcGAACATAACCTCCTAGCCTAAGTAACCAACGTGAACCACACTgcaagagtccaggcccctgtcGCGCCCCccaattccttatcctatataagctgtaacctgtctctaataaacggaggctctgacaaaactagcatggcctccttcttctctcttagcccattatcttccagatagtgcctctccatgaccctggaataactgactgcagggtgggttacaacccctagactaagtaacccacccaaaGGTGGTTTACATAATCTTAAGTATTCTGTGGGAAGTATAACAATCCACAATAACAAAGGGCTCGCAACAAGATGGCCTCTTTCTACCAATTCAGCACCTGTATGAAATTCAGGCAAGCTCTGCCTAGGCTCTTCACCTTCCATGAGTGCTCTATATCTTGTAGAACtcacatttctttgttttatggcaGAGAGAGTTAGTGTTGGTTTCTTCCAATCACTCCAATTACCTTCCCAATTTtaccttctttcttctccaaatAAACATGGCCaagtttagaaatataaataaataaagagcctTGACTGGGGACTAACACTTTAACCATCTTATCTGTGCCTTCTTCAAAGTCATAGTCCTTAAAAAACAAGACATTATGAAAATCCCATAAAGCTTCCTGTCATGCACAGACTGCCAGTAGGGACTGGGAGAGATCCACTGGATAATCTCAGCAAATGTCCTGGTGGGGAAGGATTTTGTCAACAGGATCAGATGTGTACCATATCACAGAGCTTACATTTGTTTGGTGGCTTGTCCATTAAAGCTACATGACTACTACGCACAGGTATTTATTTTCCTGGTATCAgtactctactttttttttttatctttcttgattCTGGACAATGAATGGGTTTATAAAGAGCGACTGGAGGGACCGAAAATTAAGAGCTTTCATTCAATGGTCTGCAACTGGATGGCATGAGCAGGAAAGACAATGTGCTAAATTGTacatgattttgaatttttaatttaaattatattttgaataaatttttaaattcataaactATGTAGTATTTCCAGAGTTGGTGTGTTTACTACTGGGTCCCTTCAATAAACAGTTTCTGAAATAAGGGCACATGCAATAAATCACCACAAGTACAGAGATTCTTAGACATTAATCATTCACTAACATGTTCAGATTTATAATGAGTCTCCAAATACTTATGAAAATAGTCAGAAAAGTATATTGCTCTAGGAAGGGGCTtgagaaaattactttttaaatttgtttgaaaaGTATCTTAGTCAGgattactgttgctgtgatgaaacaccacgaccaaggcgAGTAAGGAAGGAGTGCATTTACTTGCGCTTACACTTCTGGGTATCaacccatcactgaaggaagttgggGCAGGGAATCAAACAGTCCAGGAACCTCCCAGAGGCAAGAGCTGTTGCAGAAACTTTGGCACTGACTGCCTTGCTTGGCCTGCTTTCGTATATAACCCACTATCACCAGCCTGGGGATGGCACCACTGAAAACTGAGACCTAAGGATTTCCTGGAGTTCTAAAACAATATAGGTTAGTCTGAactacagagaacctgtctctaaTAAAAATCAGATACAGTATCATCTCTAAGGGAAATGATTAccaatttaaaatagaataatctattttattttaatctaaaaccagcattcattaataataaaattcatgGTATACatcaacaaaaatcagaaaaattacTAACCAAGAAAAACACAATGTGTATCCATAACTTTGCTAAATAGAAACGgctcagatttttttcctttatttttctattatatgtatgtgtgttttgcttgcatgtatgtctgtgcaccatatacTTGCAATGCCTACCAAGTCCACAGTTGCACATGGGACTAGAGTTAGCAAAGCCTGTGAGCGGCCATGgaggatcctctgaaagagcagtcagtgctcttaactgcaaaGCTGTCCCTCCAGCCACATGGTTTAgacctttttgtctaaaaaaaaataatctagaaTAGAGTATGGAGTTTGTTTATTCCCCTATTGTATACTTACTGCTCTCTAATTTATGATTTAAGCAAGTCATCTGTATAACACTAAGTTGATTTTATCCaggattatttttaatacaaattcaGAAATTTTGGTAGGTGAGcattagtgttttctttttcagaacacATTATTAATTTggcttttgtatatattttagaaaacttctATAAAGCcatataaactttataaaatattgatgTATCAGGTGATTTATGTATGTCATTGAATAAAGAACCACATTTAAATCCTTAATTTAAACAAATAACCACTTGTAAAGCTTATGAACTATGACAATTCCTATGTGAGTTTTTTCCTTAGAAAGCAGGTCTCTGGACAGAGGTTATTATTTGTGATACCATTTTTTCCTCTGTAAACAATGCAATAGGTGTTAGTTAATATATATACTTCTTGGTTTACTTTTCCTGAccttaaaattcacattttaaatatacaaatctGGGCCACAATGAATAGAGAACCATATACACCACTTCTCTAAGGAAGAGTCAGCTGGTAAGGGTCTTTTTGATTCATTTATATTgtattcaaaaaattaaagactatTAAAGACTGTATATTCAAAATTGAGGCTTAAAAGGTTTAACAAAAGTCAAAAATCAGAAAGTTagaaaggcaggaaaaagggCTACAGGataccaaacaaaaataaaaagcacaaaataCAAGATCATCTAATTCAATTACAACtagaaaattttacatttatggaAGAACATGGAAACTAGAATTAAGTATTTTGATCAGAGCTGAAGCAAAATTCATGACTTTAAAGGGTCACAGGTGGCACTTAGTATCCTGGTGATGTTAATATCTTGCCAATCCCCAACTAACCCAAGAATCTACTCAAAAAACAAGTTGGTGGCAGAGGAATTCTCCCTCAAGATTCTGCCAGTGACAATCAGTTTGATGGCTTTTCGAAACcaaggataaaagaaagcataaatcaAAGGGTTCATGGCTGAGTTGTAGTAAGCAATCCAGATTAGGATTTCAAACACATACGTGGGAGTGATGAACCCTAGGAAGGCATCAATGATGGAGTCAATGAAGTATGGCAGCCATGACAGGAGAAAGGCTGTCACTGCAATCCCCAGGGTTTTGgctgctttcctctccctcctggccACTCTGTCCTTGTAGCTGTCTGATGCCTTGGCAGTCTGGTTGCTCATTCTCTCAATCTTCTGAGCCTGTTGCTTAGCAATGAGGAAGATCTTAGAGTAGACAGTTATCATTATGAGTGTGGggataaaaaataatagaaaattgaTGAAGACCCAGCTCTGATTCACTGCGACTTGACAGCCTCCCACACAGGTGAGGGCAGTCACTAGATCCTCCAGCCCAGCTTCATTTGCCCCTGTGTAAAGGAGGGAAAAACTATAGATGATGGGCAGGACCCAGGAGAAGGCAATGCACTTGCCAGAAGAAGATGCTGTGAACCTGGTGGGGTAGGTGAGGGGGTCACTGACAGCAATATATCTATCTACGGAGATGAAACACAAGTGGAAGATGGAAGAATAACAAAATGATCCTTCAAAACAAGAATGAAATTTACAGTAAGTGTCCCCAAAGTACCAGCAGCTCTCCACNNNNNNNNNNNNNNNNNNNNNNNNNNNNNNNNNNNNNNNNNNNNNNNNNNNNNNNNNNNNNNNNNNNNNNNNNNNNNNNNNNNNNNNNNNNNNNNNNNNNTGCACTTGCGAGAAGAAGATGCTGTGAACCTGGTGGGGTAGGTGAGGGGGTCACTGACAGCAATATATCTGTCCACAGAGATGAAACACAAGTGGAAGATGGAAGAATAACAAAATGATCCTTCAAAACAAGAATGTAATTTACAGTAAGTGTCCCCAAAGTACCAGCAGCTCTCCACAGACCTCACTGTGCTGAAGGGCATCACCGTCAGTCCCACCAAGAAGTCAGCACAGGCCAGGGATGCCACCAGAAAGTTGGCAGGGGAGTGCAGCTGCCTGAAATGGAGGATTGACATCATCACCAGGAGGTTTCCACACACAGCCAGCACAGCCCCAAAGCCAAAGACTGCATAGAGGATGAGGCGAGGGCCTGGGGAGTATGGGTACCTGATGCAGGATCCGTTCAGGTTCTCATAGCACAGCAGGGCAGATGGGGCAGAAAAAAGATCTCTGCTCAGGATGCTGTCTTGATCCTGGAGAAAACTTTCATCATCTGTAGCCATGTAGGCTATTCCGAAggtcctcaggaaaaaaaaatacagaatgtcTAATTGCTaatgggtttttattttctaaaatatctccTTCCTAATTCACAGTCAAACTCTCTTATTACATGAATGCTCTTTatgtctattttaatttttctctactCTGTTTCTTCACATCTCAAAAGCAGCAATCTATTCTGTGACACACATTTAAATTCCACCTTTTATTAGCGTTCTCATCCTTGTTTAACTCACCTATGGTAATGCCCCGAGCACCTTTAACCCTCAGGAAAGCAGCCTAATGATGCCAAACAGTGTGTCCCTAGGACTGAATCCCCATGGTGTAAGGTGAGGTAGGTGTGAGCTCATCAGCAAGGATGTTGTTTGTACCACAACCAAGTCCCCTTCTCACTTGTGGGTGACAGCTGACCTTTCTGTTCAATGTATGTAATTGTGATTGCTGTCCTAATAGAACTTTACCAagaatttgaaaatgtgtttattaaaaatgatttcccCCTTCATAAGAAATTTTATCAATTACTCTTATATTGAAAGTGAATAAAAATCTTGtgttaaaattctttcttccttcaggcaTTAGTCCATGTTAAAGAAACAAGATGCAGTCATGagaacaatttcttttcttcaggTTCAACTTCAAGTTATTGATTTAGTACAGTTGAGGTACCAAGTATTTGCTTATGGAATGAAGCAAGGAGGCGAGTATCACAAACATCACtaacttctctgtgttctttggtTTAACGACATCATTAGAAAGACACTGTAAAACTCAAATGCGGAAGGAGCCTTTGGAGCGTGGTGTTCCAGTGTATGATTCTATTTCACTCTGGAAATATTTCTCCTCACAAAACACTGTCAAAGCATCTGCCTCGGCTCTGAAAAGATTTTTCTGCTGAAAACCTGGACAGTCTTTGTGCTGTTTCTCGGGTATTGAGTTGTAAATCAAACTTTAACTACTTCTCATTAATATCTatctaaagatttttaaagtattttttcctttcatcaaTACATATGAACCTTCTCTGTAGTTTAATGGAAGTCAATGTGTAATCATATTTTtcataataatgatgatgatgataacatcaatatacaaaatgtttttttttcttatttgcctACTCTAACAACCAAAGGGTAATACACTTCCAATTACATTCATGGGtttattctaaataaaactaTACATTCAGGACAAGGAGATGACCAGTAAACAAAGTGCTGCCAGTACACATGTTGGAATgggagttcagatcctcagaaacCTAATAAATGCCTGGTGAGCATGACTGTTATTTTGGTGCTcggaaaaaaaagagagttgaTTCCCACAGAAAGATGGCTAGGTAGAATAGTAGTACTGGCAAACTGTGGGTTTaactgagagaccttgcctcaaagaatAAGCAGAGAGCAATTGGAGAAGACTCCCAATGTCACCTACAGGCTatcacatgaatgtgcacacatgtggacattTTTACACATGTtaaatataatgataataatttttaCTTCTCTGTCTAATTTTTCCATTTAACTATTGAAGATATGTTGGCCTAAAATCATGATTTTAGGAGGATTCATTTAGTTTTAGTTGTTTGGATTTTAGATGATACAGTGTCATCTTTTAATATACATCTTGGGTGGTGTGCAATTTCTATTGCTCATAATCTCAAACATTTATTCATCTTCTTAGTTTCCATCTTTGTGACAAGTATACCACAATCTATgtttaaattgaaaaatgtaaacattttgtcCAGAAAATACaatcaacattttcttttaatatttgaaagtctaaatgaattaattataattttctgaAAGATGTGAGCAATTGACTTAGCCCTTTTAAACATTCCTACCCTCTATTGctatttcttaaataatttattcttttcttcagatattattttacattatggGTTTCTTTTACTATCAACACTGTAGAAATATGAGTGTTTATAGAAAatcatgataaaatatatatgataaagTATATTATGACATTAGACATAAAACTTCAGGTAAAGAGTAATAGAATCCCACAAAAGACAATCTCCAAGGACTGGAAagaggactcagtggttaaaaacaattGTGTTCTTgcagttcttgcagaggacccaggttcagttcccatcacccacatggagGTTTACAGCTCTcattaattccagttccaggggatctaatacctTCTCCTGatatgcaagtggtgcacagacatactgaaaaacaaaacactcacacataaaatgaatacatccaataaaatattttaagacttagAGAAAAGTCTCTATCATAAAAACTGTATTTGTTTCTCATAGTAAAACATTGATGGGAGGCTTTcttttagttataaactgatttgtCTAGTATCTCCggcttcttatttactcttagaacttaaactagcccattatgcttttttatttttattatttatttattaaaaatttccacctcctcccattttcccttccactcccctcactgcccctccccctccctctccagtcctaagagaagtcagggtgccctgccctatgggaagtccaagaccctcccccctccatctggGTCTAGGAAGTTGTGCGTCCaagcagactaggctcccaaaaagccagtacatgcaggagaatcaaaactcggtgtcattatcattggtttctcagtccaacctcattgtcagccacattcagagagtccagtttgatcacatgctcgtttagtcccagtccagctggccttggtgagctcccattNNNNNNNNNNNNNNNNNNNNNNNNNNNNNNNNNNNNNNNNNNNNNNNNNNNNNNNNNNNNNNNNNNNNNNNNNNNNNNNNNNNNNNNNNNNNNNNNNNNNNNNNNNNNNNNNNNNNNNNNNNNNNNNNNNNNNNNNNNNNNNNNNNNNNNNNNNNNNNNNNNNNNNNNNNNNNNNNNNNNNNNNNNNNNNNNNNNNNNNNNNNNNNNNNNNNNNNNNNNNNNNNNNNNNNNNNNNNNNNNNNNNNNNNNNNNNNNNNNNNNNNNNNNNNNNNNNNNNNNNNNNNNNNNNNNNNNNNNNNNNNNNNNNNNNNNNNNNNNNNNNNNNNNNNNNNNNNNNN
The genomic region above belongs to Microtus ochrogaster isolate Prairie Vole_2 linkage group LG4, MicOch1.0, whole genome shotgun sequence and contains:
- the LOC101984975 gene encoding trace amine-associated receptor 7d-like, which translates into the protein MATDDESFLQDQDSILSRDLFSAPSALLCYENLNGSCIRYPYSPGPRLILYAVFGFGAVLAVCGNLLVMMSILHFRQLHSPANFLVASLACADFLVGLTVMPFSTVRSVESCWYFGDTYCKLHSCFEGSFCYSSIFHLCFISVDRYIAVSDPLTYPTRFTASSSGKCIAFSWVLPIIYSFSLLYTGANEAGLEDLVTALTCVGGCQVAVNQSWVFINFLLFFIPTLIMITVYSKIFLIAKQQAQKIERMSNQTAKASDSYKDRVARRERKAAKTLGIAVTAFLLSWLPYFIDSIIDAFLGFITPTYVFEILIWIAYYNSAMNPLIYAFFYPWFRKAIKLIVTGRILRENSSATNLFFE